ACTTAAACAAGGTGACAAGGCTTGAACTAAGTATAGCATGGCGACTGTAAGGGGTGGGAATCCAAGAACCAAGCAGAATGGATGTTTGAGCAGCACAACACAACTAACAACCCAGTGCGAGAGCTCAACAAACAGCATCATCAGCCCTTCCTAATAAATCAAGTTTCTCAAGCTTGCATTTACACATGAACCAACTGATTTTGTTGAAGTAAGCAAACCACAAACTACAAGAGTGATGTTAACGCTGTCTTATAGCATGAACCTCAGGTTAGGTAATCGCCTTAGCACAAACATCGAACAACAAGCCCTTCAGGTGATAGCCTAGTGGTACAGCAGTATTAAGCATTCAAGCACTCTTTCATGTCTCTAAGAGGTTCTAACTGGGATGACTTGAAGTAAGCAAAGAGGCCAGGGGTTTACAAGCACAGAAAAACTGTCCAGCGACCGAGAAAGAGTCATCCCAAAGAaataaaacaaacccagcaaatAATTGTTAAGGCTGTTCTCCAATGAATTACAAGCAAAATAACAAAATTAGGCCTGCTAATAGCTTGAAGGCAACATGAAAACATCTAGGAGCCAGGCTGGAAAAAGATGGGAGGGGGAAAGGGGGAGATTTGAAAAGAGAGTGGGGGAATGAAATTTGAAATTTCAATGGGCGAGATCCAAAAATGGAAagaaatttgaattttaaaaaagtTCAGTTGCCATAAATGGTAAAAAAACGAAAATGAGTTTGAAAAGCAAATCTGAACTTGAAGAACAATCCAGCCATGAAGAAGATGAACCAATGAACCCATCAAAGAAGTTAAGAACAAAGTTTCAATCTGCAAAACATGGTCATAACCACGAAGAAATTTCCATGGCTGGTGACCAAAGCTTCAAGAACATGTTTAAGCTATTCAAAAAAGGctaagaaaaagagaaaaaagtgAGAAAAAACTCAAGAAACAAAGTATACATGAAGCAAAGTCTTCGAACATTGTTGGGTAAACAAcgaatcaaaagaaaatcaagaacatatcttgatttttgaaaaaaagaGTGCTAGAAATTTGAAAAGAAAGGAGGGGAGAGAAGAGAACGTTTATGCAAGAGAGACTCTCAACACGACAACtaattacaattttttttttgctaaataactacaagtttttttttgctaattaacTACGAGCtttttaattgcaacaacttaAATATACGTTATTGGAGCTGGAATTACCGTGGTTGCTAGCACCAAACTTGCCCTCCAATGGTCCCTCGTTAAGGAATTTAGATTAACATtcaaatacatacatacatacatatatacatacatacatacatacatacaacATACATAcaacatacatacatatatacatataagaTATAAGAAATTAAGGTAACTAAAACAAATGAACTCAATTTTTTTATAATCGATTAACATGATCTTGTCAAATAATGAATTTCCATGTCATACATTAACAATTatgaaatttaaaatttataaacaTTTTCAAGTACATCTCTTACGAAAATACAAAATTGAAAAGTAGTGCATCTCACATTATAccatatttttcaattttataacaTTTATACATTTCATTAACATATGAGTTTTGAAAATGGATGTATCTCATATGGGCTATAAAATACAAAGACCGAAAAAACTCGTCCTTACAGCAAAAACTGTACACAAATAAAAATAACTTCTCGtaacaaaatatatattttatttcataaacacatatacaaattttataataattgACATTAGAACATGCCCGTGTCTCACACGAGTTATAAAACTAGTTTATTAGAACATGATGGGCTATAAGTTATATTAGTAAAAAAGTTATATTAGCAAAAATATATACAAAAATGTATAGCTTTAATTTGAAAAACAATgtacaaataaaaatatttaactaatgAAAAAGATAAAATAATGAAAGTGGTAATAGACCAAAATTTTGACATTTAGTAGATTAAAGAAAGGGCAAGAGAATCAATGTATTGACTTGGGTTCGATCCATGAAGAGAGAGATGGGGGAGAGAAATAAGAAAGATAAAACAgggaagaaatcaagaacacaagaAGATTGGCCACTCGTCAAACCCAAATCTGATCTTCGTGTTATGAACCTTAAAGATTCTCATCTCTTTACCGTAtgtactctctctctctctctctctctcctttttCAAATTCGACATATCATATCCCAACTTTTGAGTTTATTTTGGATTACCCAGATGACTATATGACTCTTTCTGTTTGATTATGTGCCTTTTTTTTGTTAAAACTGTATGCTGAGTTATTTAGCAAAactaaaaataaaaagtaaagtTGAGATGTTAATTTTAACCCTTTTTGATTATTGTCCTTTTGATTCTAAGTTGATGGATGGTATAGGTTAAGACTATAGCTTAAAAATGTAATCTTTAGAGAATCAAGAAGTGCCTAACAGCCCGTGCATTTAGGTTCTTACTATGATCCTTTTTGTGGTGGTAATGGTTCTTACTTTTATGCTTTTAGGTGCCGAATTTCTTGACTTCTGCTGAATCGAAAGCATTTGTAGCAGTTGCCGAGTCGCTAGGTTTTGTGCATCAAGGCAGTCTTGGCCCTACGAAAGGCGAAGCTTTTAGAGATAATGATAGGATTTCTGTTAATGATCCTGTTCTTGCAGATACTCTATGGAAATCTGGACTTGACAAAATATTCTCTGATTTCAAAATTCGAGGCAAATTTGCTGTTGGCTTGAATCCAAATATTAGGTTTTATAGGTAATTTCATAGTTGTAGGTTAAATAGCACTTTTTTTGAATTTTGCAGAAAGAATTGGTTGACATATGATGACCTTGTACAATTTCACGATTTCGTCTGTCTTTATTGCACCAATGTAGGTACAGTGTTGGTCAGAGATTTGGACGTCACATCGATGAAAGTGCTGATCTTGGAGATGGAAAGCGCACACATTATACATTGCTAATATATCTTAGTGGTGGTGGTGGTCAATCCAAATCAAAGTCTAAAAAAGAGTCGAGCAACAATGAAGAATCTTCCATAGAGCCTCTAGTTGGAGGAGAAACGGTCTTCTACGGTCCAAGAAATAATCTTGTGGCTGAGGTGAATCTCACGTTTTTCTCCTGATGTCTCACCCAGTCATTTTTTTTATGACTTggattgatttttttttattttgctaGAATGCTGCCAGTTGCTTCTCTCACTCGCATTCTTTGCTTTACCTAATACTATTTTTCACCCGGCTTAGCTCCTCCCCTTTCTCTTTCATTGTTTTCTATTGTTATTGGGTTTTCCTAAAAATTGTAATGATTCATTACTTTTAATTGAAGGAATTTGTTTAATGTGTAGGTTGCACCTTCCGAAGGCATGGCTCTGCTTCACATTCATGGGGCCATGTGTATGCTGCATGAAGCACGAAATGTAACCAAGGGTATAAAGTATGTGTTACGGTCAGATGTAGCTTTCGCCTGATGTGCACTATCATCTTTTGGTTTATTGGAATTTTGTAAGTCTCATTGCCGTATCACTTGCATTTGTCAAAAAAATTTACTCTCACATCCTTTTGGTCATATAGTCATTTTAGACCATATCTTGTGAATTTAATTATCCTGCATTAATCTGAGTAATGACATTGAtataacttttttttaaaaaattcacTTCAACGATATCGATCCTAAAAATCTGTTAATTATCCTCTGTCATGTTCAACCTTCTAATTCTGCACATACAAATCTTACAAGCAGAGTAAAATACTTGTTGCAGCGAGTAAATATGTTTCCTGACTTGTTTTATTTGTTCTTCTACAGATAATAGCTGTTCAAGACTATATTGAGCCAAGACAATCACTTTCGCTGTTACTGCTCTGCTTTGATGAGCAAACTTTATCGCTCATATATGATCGcgttctttttttttttttgttgtAGGAGTAGTACACATATAAAAATTCTTGACTTGAATAGCATGACAGGATGGACCCAAATTCTGATATGTAATGGTTATCTATACTTTAAGTTGGTCCATCAGAGTATTACTGATCTGTATTGCAGATCTTATTGTAGTTTTGggctttttttatttttatcaaaCACTGTCATTGCAATTTCCAACCTGTTAGCCGCCTAATATAAATTGCCATGTTAGAATACATTATGTCCATTCCCTCCTTCGCTCCCTCCATCTCCATGTAAACAATTTATCTTGTGTTCTCAACTTAATTATTTGGAAAAACATTTTCTCTTTTAACTGGTAGTACCCGGTATATACTTGCGAAACTCACTTATGCATGTTTACACCCCAGTTACTTCCATATAATTTGTCAATTCGAAAGTTATGTGTAACATAACCTGACACAGCTACGTTCCATTTACTGACCCGGACCAGATTATTACTACACAGGTATCCTGCATTAATCTGAGTTGCAACATCATTATAACTTCTACAATTTTCTTTAGTACAACAGTTCGTATTATATGGATAGGTTCGTCATCTCTAATTTTATCAGACCGTTGGTTTTGTTCAACAGCAGTTTATGTGTCAACTGTTACTTGACGTATCTAGATATTGAATAATTTGTTTAAACATTATGGACACAGTTTGCTGTAAGAATACCATTCTTGATCAATTTCTTGCATTCCTATCTCTGCTTATCATTCAACTTGGGGAGGAGAGGAGAGATGCAGTCTTCCCTCTCCTGAGTCTAGATGGGGAGAAAAATAATGCAGCCTTAAGAAAATTGAGAATTGAAATACTGGATCAGCTTTTTGATATTTGCATAATAACACTGGAGTATTCTGACATTATTCGCCTTATTTATTATCATCGGGTCTAATTCAAGATGTCTCATGCATGATACTTGCCTGGGACGGTAGTTCTAGTCATGGGAACAGGTTGTAATATGTTCATATAATTCTGCTCTTGTACCTTAAGCACCTTCTTCTCCAATGAAGTTTTCTTCGATGTGTTCTCATCAAAAGCTGCAAAGCTTGTGGGAATGTTATTGAAAAACACTATTGGGCTTCTAATAGAGTAGTTCCCGTCTGTCCACGTCAGTGAGCCTGAGACAATTGGCACTTGCACCATTGGTGATCCAACAATTTTCATGGTAAATGATTTCTTTTCTCCAACTTCAGTAAAAGTTAGAACAGTAGGTTCGACAACCACGGTAAAGGGTGGTGGCAAAAAGGCTTCATAGTTGTAAGTAGAATTCGGAGATCCGACGTTAGTGACAGTCCTTGTGTATGTGGCGCTCACTTCTTCTCCATCTAATAAAGAGAGAGCAAATGATGGGTAATTCAAGTCCCGTGTTGTGCCAGGAGTAGAGCAATTGCTAGCATCACCAGAGATGAGTCTGACTAGACTGGTGTTGTAACCTTCATTGCATAAGAAATTTACATAATCTGCTTCTGAAGCATCATATACTAGACCAGGATCAACTGCTTTCAGTGGGTCGATTTGCCCAGAGCCGTATGCAAATTCTGCATCAGAATTCTTCCTTGGGTCCATAATGGTTGCTGCAAAAAATTGAAGTAATTGGAGACTCCTTCAGTATCTAGAGTGTTGCAAATCCATCATAGATATCTGAACATACAGCATATTCTATTACTCTTTGGGGTTTTCTGTGATTGAGGTTTACCTGTAGTCATTAACGCCGACTTTATAGCGGCTGGAGACCAGTCTGGGTGGGAGGCCTTAACGTATGCAGCGGCGCCAGTAGCATGGGGACAAGACATGGATGTTCCGGAGATTATGTTGTAATCAATACTTCTCTTGTCAAACATATAAATCGAAGCTTGTCCAAGGGGAGACCAAGCCGCAAGGATGTTAGCCCCGGGGGCTGTTATGTCGGGCTGTTTCAACAAAGTTTACCAGTTCATGAAAGGGCAGCATATTTTGTGTTTCCACactaataatttaataaaaactTTAGCATCTAGTTCACCTTGAGGATCTCGGGACTAATGGGGTTTGGTCCCCTTGATGAGAATTTGGTGACAAGAGGAGCCATGCTATCTTCGAATGCTTCAGTGATAAGAATTGTAGCGATTGGTGTTCTGAGAATAAATTAACAAAATAGGAAAGCCACATTATTTTCAAGTAACCAATGAAATTGTCTAAAAACGTAACTTGAGGTTGGATGATAGTTACTCTGTAGTCCTAATGTAATCGAATAACTTGGCGTGATCTTCAAAACTGATAAGAACTGATGGTGCCGGAAAAGAAAATGCAATTTCAAGGTATGCAAATGGCATAATCATTCCCGCTGCATTAGCCATACGAGCTGATGCAGCATCACCGGAAATATCACAAAGAACGATCCCCCCTTCAGCTTTTCTACTAAGAGTTCCCCACAAACACATTTTTGACTGCTCTGGACCAGCCCCGAAAGTTACATTGTTAACGTCTCCTGAGTATACCAAGGGGAATGCAGTGCCATTGGGAGTGAAACCATTGAGCGAAGCTCCCTAAAATACGTATTTTAAGTGAGGATTTGAGAGAACAAAGGAAAGGAAATTAGTATAAGTAAGTTTTGTGTAAAGCTTACAAAAAAAATTTGTCCATCCCCGAGCACCACTCTAGTAACAAATTTTCTGTCAATTGTGCTTGCCGCGACAGTCAGTGCCCAAGGGTAGTAATTTGAGACTTGTCTGCGAACTGGACCACTGTTTCCAGCAGAACAAGATGTCAAGATACCCTTTTTCATGGCATGGAAGGTTCCAATAGAAATTGAGTCTTTATGGTATGGTGTTGGCACAACACTGCCAAGTGATACAGATATGATGTCAACCCCGTCAGCAATTGCATCATCGAAGGCAGCTAAGATGTCAACATCATAACACCCTGAGAACCAGCATACTTTATAGACTGCAATTCTTGCATTTGGAACTCCGCCTCTTGCAATGCCTTCTCCGATGCTATACAAACTTGCATTTTGCACCTCTCGACCAGCCACAGTCGATGCAGTGTGACTTCCATGCCCCTCTGTGTCTCTTGGTGACTTGATGTCATAGCGAGGATCGGACATGTTTGCAATATCATAGTATCGAGCCCCAATGATCTTGCTGTGAAACCATattatttttattagattttgAGATAAGTGAAATGAAAACCAATTATTGGTTTTTTGGGAGTCTTAGTGATGtttgtgtgtgtgagagagagggagagggagagagagagagagagagaggttcgcTTGTTGCATGTAAAATTTTTTGTTTGGCAAATTCCTTTCCATTTCGAAGGAGGTACACCAAAACTTTCATCTTCAAAACTCTTACTCTCTGGCCAAAGACCTAGTTTGAAATGCAAACTTGGAAGTTACGTAATCAGAATTGTTAGACTGTTGCAACAAAATATGAATCAACtttattttttctattttctgGGATGATGATTACCTGTATCAAACATTCCAACAATAACGCTTCCTTCAGTAGGCTTTAGAGGATCGGATCTAGGTACACCCAAGAAATTCCATGATCTTGTTGTATGAATCTGGAGCTTTCTGTTAGGAAACACAGAAACCACTCCCTTCGCAGCTAATTAAGCGTAACAAATGTAACAAATTTCACAAAATGAAGTAGAGAATGTAGATTAATGCATATTGTAAAGTGAGGTACTAAATAGTCATCATACCTGTGAGCTTTGCTACCTCGGCATCTGCAAGTTTGGCTACGAATCCATTAAAACTCCTTCCGTAACTGTATACTAGTGCTTCCTTGGCCAAAGAATGACTGTACTACATAGAATGACAGAAGTTAAAAGATGTAAAATGAAGTCAGAATAATGTAGAACAACTGGCTACTGCAATCTGTTTTCAGTTCATTTCGTGTAATTTGTGTTTTACAAAACTAAACCAGTGGAACAATTTCAACAGAAAGATTGACCTGGCCCTTCATTAAATCTATGAACTGTAAATTCCGTAGGTATGTTCAACATATATTATATGGTGGTATTAGACCTTCCTAAGACGTCACTAAGGATGTTGTGATGCGTAGAATGAAGAGACTCTCCTCCCTCCGGAAGATCTCCCATGTAAACAATATGAACCTACAAATACAAGGAACCAGCTTAGGATACAGTGTATACGAAGTTGATGCCCTTACCAAGACTGATCCAAAAAGTGTAACAGAAGGATGATCTTTAAGAACCTTCTTTTCTTCATGGCAATTGCACATGAAAGCTAAAAGACATATGAGACAAAGGAAAAAAAGAATCCGTGTCCAGGCCA
The sequence above is drawn from the Apium graveolens cultivar Ventura chromosome 2, ASM990537v1, whole genome shotgun sequence genome and encodes:
- the LOC141708163 gene encoding uncharacterized protein LOC141708163 produces the protein MKREMGERNKKDKTGKKSRTQEDWPLVKPKSDLRVMNLKDSHLFTVPNFLTSAESKAFVAVAESLGFVHQGSLGPTKGEAFRDNDRISVNDPVLADTLWKSGLDKIFSDFKIRGKFAVGLNPNIRFYRYSVGQRFGRHIDESADLGDGKRTHYTLLIYLSGGGGQSKSKSKKESSNNEESSIEPLVGGETVFYGPRNNLVAEVAPSEGMALLHIHGAMCMLHEARNVTKGIKYVLRSDVAFA
- the LOC141697541 gene encoding subtilisin-like protease SBT4.3; translated protein: MGDLPEGGESLHSTHHNILSDVLGSHSLAKEALVYSYGRSFNGFVAKLADAEVAKLTAAKGVVSVFPNRKLQIHTTRSWNFLGVPRSDPLKPTEGSVIVGMFDTGLWPESKSFEDESFGVPPSKWKGICQTKNFTCNNKIIGARYYDIANMSDPRYDIKSPRDTEGHGSHTASTVAGREVQNASLYSIGEGIARGGVPNARIAVYKVCWFSGCYDVDILAAFDDAIADGVDIISVSLGSVVPTPYHKDSISIGTFHAMKKGILTSCSAGNSGPVRRQVSNYYPWALTVAASTIDRKFVTRVVLGDGQIFFGASLNGFTPNGTAFPLVYSGDVNNVTFGAGPEQSKMCLWGTLSRKAEGGIVLCDISGDAASARMANAAGMIMPFAYLEIAFSFPAPSVLISFEDHAKLFDYIRTTETPIATILITEAFEDSMAPLVTKFSSRGPNPISPEILKPDITAPGANILAAWSPLGQASIYMFDKRSIDYNIISGTSMSCPHATGAAAYVKASHPDWSPAAIKSALMTTATIMDPRKNSDAEFAYGSGQIDPLKAVDPGLVYDASEADYVNFLCNEGYNTSLVRLISGDASNCSTPGTTRDLNYPSFALSLLDGEEVSATYTRTVTNVGSPNSTYNYEAFLPPPFTVVVEPTVLTFTEVGEKKSFTMKIVGSPMVQVPIVSGSLTWTDGNYSIRSPIVFFNNIPTSFAAFDENTSKKTSLEKKVLKVQEQNYMNILQPVPMTRTTVPGKYHA